Below is a genomic region from Gracilimonas sp..
TTAAGTAATCATATGTTGTGGTATAACAAGGCGTTTTAAATCGGACGCGGACGGGGTTCGATGGAAACTTGTTTGCAAGGAATTAATATCGCTACTTCAACTAAATTATAATCCCCGCGCCGTTTAAACGCTGGGCCGTTAGGCCAACAAACCTATTCATCATGAATATTAAGAATTACATTTCGCTACTTTTTATACTGGCGCTTTTAATTCCATCTAGCTATGGAAGTAATATTTATACTGTTCAGGCTGACTCTGCTACGATTGATAAAATTCAAATGAATCATAGAAATCTAGCTACTAAAATTGATTCATTACAAAAAGAACTTGATAAGTTTCAAATTTCTGAAAATTATTTTTCTTCGATACTTCAATCACAAACTGCAATATTTACTGGAATTGTAACTCTCTTATTATTCTTCTTTGGATTAATTGGGTGGCAAGCATATTTAAAAAAACACGAAAATCGACTAGATATTCTTGATGAGTGGAAAAATAATTTTGAGAAAGAATATCAGGATCTTAGGAAAACAAGCGACGAAATCAAATTTAATGCATTCAGAGCAAGTTACCATGTCCTAGAAAATGAATGGAAATTTATATATGCGGTCAGACTTGCAGAATATTTTGTAGACATCAAAGATAATAAAGGTGCACTTACTTGGTTGGGGCATGCAAAAAATGATTTTAACCAAGTAACAAAAATCATGAAACTGTATAAATATAATTCCTATCAATTGTTACAAGAACTTGAAGCCAATAATGACGAATCACTAGGTGAGAAAGCTAGAGAGTTACGTAAATTGATAGAAAGTAAAACTGAAATGAAGTGAATGTTGGCCTAACAAGCGTTTTAAATCGGACGCGGACGGGGTTCGATGGAACTTGATTGCCAGGAATTAATTTCGCTACTTCAAAGAAATTATAATCCTTGTGGCGCTAAAAGGTCTGGCCGCTAAGTAAGCATTGAGATGAATAAACATCATAAATCATCAAAAGATAACAAATACCCAAAGATTGTAGATCTCTGGATTTATCAAAGTGAGCTGTTTTGGAGAACTGTTTATTCTGTACCATTTGTAGCGATCGCAATTTTAGCAGGTTGGTACGCCTTAATAAGTAATGAGCAACTTTTATTAGGTCAATCACTACTGGTTGCTGGTATTTTAATTATGTTTGTTCAGATGTTAATCCTTTACAGGATGTCTCAATACCTAAATGCATTTAAGAAAGAAGCAAGAAAGCAAAACCATTTACCGAAAGTCGAAGATGCTCTATTGGGTTTGACAGGATATAGAATTGGAACATCAGTTCCCGTAATTCTAATTGGCTTATTTTTGTTTATTCTGATCTTATATCCCAAATTTGAAGTAAGTGATAATCATGAAAGAGAGAATGAAGTATCCACAGAAATAAGAAAAGATTCACTTAAAAAAGGTTCTCTAAAATAGATTAATGTCATAAAGTTAGACCCTGCCAAACGTTCCAAATTGAACTGCCGACATATATGACAGGGACCCAATTCGGATTCTTAATTTTAAACTCCTGGTTCTTCCACCATACCAATCGGGGAACCTTTGGCCTTTGCGCGTATCCACTTGAAAAGTGCGTATACTATCAATGACCATGTCACCAGTATAACTTCCAGAACCAAAATGTATGCAGGCCAGGGGGGTAAAAGACTGAAAAAAGTAGTTCCCGGTGGTTTTCCCATCACGTACATGTAGTTACTGCCCAGCAGCAGGTTGATTCCAAAGATGAGTCCTGCCGCTACATTTAGCCATCCCACGGTTCGCAGGATGTCTTTACGTTCAAGATCCCACTTCCAGATGAGGGCGGGATACAGGGCCAGCAGCACGAGCCCCATGTGCACCATCCAGTACCGGATGGCATCATAATGAAATAATGAAAACTGAACCGAGGGCGTCAGGTTGGCTTGAGAAACTCCCAAAACGATCCAGAAGAAGACGGTTCCCCAGACTTTGCGGCTTTTGGTGAAATACACCCAGATCAATACAAATGGCAGGAAATTGCATAAATGCAGTGGGATGTCATGTTTCACATCAAAGGTGCCCAGATACATATTTACAGGTACCTTCAGAAGTTGTGTAATGGATAATAAAACAGCGATGCCAAGCAGCACTTTCCGTTGTGCAGGTTCTGGCCAGGAACCAAGCATCCGGAAAAACAGGAAGCCAATGAACAGAAATCCGGTTAGGAGCAGGAGATGTTCCGTATCATAGGAGGCAAACAGATGCGTTGTTTCAAATAAGGAATTCAAAGGGTATGGAGGTATGAGTTATCTTTGAGAAAAAGTTAATAACCGGAAATTTGATTCAAAATAAAAGAGCGGATGCTTCATGAGTGAACTCAGCCGCTAAAGAAGTCAAACTGATTTTCTGGAAAATAGAGTTGACGTTCAAGTGGGCGAAATACATAGCTCCGTGTTGTTTGTTAAAACAATTTCACAAGGATACCGATGACTATGGAATTCCAGTCGGTTGAGAGGCTATTTCTGTGAATAGGATTAATAGCGATGTATTAAAGCTAAAATTTGCTTTCCCGAACGTTTATAACCTCTGTATTTGAATGAAGCAGCTTACTTGGACCTTCACTTTTGATAGGCAATTAGTCAAAACTTGATAATGCCCCAGTAATTTGTTTTAAATTGTTACATCAAGTTATTGAAAAATGACTTGGCATTTTAATACAGACACATTAGGTAAAAGACCTGTTAAATAGCATTTTGAGAGTAAAATAGGGGCACAACAAAAAATAAGTAAAGCAGATTAAATTCTGTTTTGCTCTACCAATAAAAAATCTTCAGGTCCTCAATTCTGACCATAATTAAGATTATAGTCAATGTGATAGCAGGTCACTTTTTGAATTAAAACTAAGAATAGAGAATAAGGGGTTACAATGTATTCAAGGTTAATTAAGCCAATAGCTTTAGCTACAGGAATATGTACAATTTTAATGTGCACCACATCCTGCAATATTTTCAACAGCAACGGCGGCAATAATTCTGATGATGAATTACCTCCTGAAGTAAAAGAAATAGTACCAGATGACCTGCTTGCCACTGTTGAAGACAGTTTAGGCGTATCGGTTAACCGAGGCAGCAGTCCGCCGAATATCGAAAGTTTATTAGCGGGTACACAGAAGGCGAAGCCTCCTGAGGGAGTCACAGTAATAATGGAGCCTTTTGAATTGGTTGAAACAGTGGTGCCGGATGATGATGAAGACCAGTTGTTCTACGACATGTATGTGAGAATGGGCAACCAGAACACAGACAATGAGGAAATTGATATCAGTATGAGGCATAGACAACAGTCCGTATCTACGGGTTTAGGAGGGTACATTACAGGAGAAGACAGCAGCTTTACGATATTTGCCGAACAAGAGTCGGAGCGTGAGGGGGAAACCATCAGATCGGTACGTGTTTTTTCCGGAATTGTCACAGAAGATGGAATTGACAACCCTCAGCTTGCACTTATGATGAAAGAGAATGCAGGTTTCGATGACATCATTCCCAACGGTACCGGAAGGTCGTTTGATGACGGGGACGGACTTGCCGAAATAGATGAATGGCCGGAAGGAGATGCTAGCCAGTCTGAACCATCCGAGCTGATTCTTTTAGAGAGACTGCCTGAGAAATAGTACTGACAGACAAGTACCCAGGCAGAATTCAAACCAGTTATTCCTAGGAATATTTTTAAACAGCTTTGATCTATTATGAATAGTTACGAGAGAACATTGGCCGATAAAAATAGAGTTCTAATTTTAGCTCTGCTTTTGTTTTTATTTCCGGCCTTTCTTCACGCACAAAACATTCAAGTCAATTCAAATTCAAGTACAGCCGAGTCTGTATCGCTGATTAATGATTTAGAACCCGGTTGGTATTTTTATCCCTATTTCACGGTTTTGGGATTTGAGTATAATTTTGAAGAGTTTTACCTGTCGAGAGTGGAAGTAGAATCCGTTAATGATATTTGGGCCATTGGAGCAGGTAAGACATTTGCAGGGGATTACAAGGGACTTTTTATGCATTACCGGTCAGGTAGCTGGGAAGTAGAAGATGAATTTAATCTCTCCACGGAAAATGATACCGCTCTTACATCCCTGCCACTTATCATACCGGATAACAATTTACCGCTTTACTCCAGTGGCTATAACCTGAGGCAATACACTTCCAATGCTGTTGATGTTATAAATCCACAAAATTCAGCTATGCCGGAACCTATGGATGAAGGTCAGGAACGAATCGTTGATATGATAGAACATGAACAAGAAGATCGCTTGTTGATGCTAACCAGCTATCCGAGATTGTTATCCTATAATGAAGACGATGGATGGGCAGTATATGATACATCAAACAGTCCCTTGCCTGCTCCTCAACCGGATAGTATTAACATTGGAACAGAGCTCCCTGCAAGGCACATGGCAATGGCCAACGGGGCCTTATGGATAACCACTCATCGCGAAGGAGATGGGCTCATAAAGAAAGAAGGCAGCAATTGGGAAGTGTTCACGCCTCAAAACTCAGACTTGCCGAGCAGTTTGGTTTCATCCATTGTGGCACAGCAGGATGGACAACTATGGATTGGTACTTTGCCTGCTGAATCCGGTACACAAAGTGGCGGACTTGTGCATATTAAAAATGGAAACTGGACAGTAATGACCACCGGTGATGGCCTGCCAAATAACCGTGTAAGAGTTCATACCTATGAAGATGCAGGAGACTATTTACTGGCTACTTTTGGTGAATTTACCGATCAGGCCGATTCCACACATTATGGATACCTGGCGGAGTATGATGGACAAGAATGGACAGTGATAGCGGAGAAAGATGAGTTCTATAATTACCTGGGATGGATATCTGTGGATGGTGACCAGAATAAATGGATGTCCGGTGATTTCAATGTGTTAAACGCCGGCGTAGCAAGCCTGAACCAAGTTTATGTATCCCTGACCGATGCCCCTGAAGACGGAGGTTATTATCAGGCCGGCAGTGATTTTTACCTTGACTGGGAATCAGGAAGCCGGATAGACAGCGTAGCTTTAGAATACTCGACGGATGGGGGAGAAACATGGCAATTAGAAGAGGACGGACTGGAACCTGAGGAAGTTCTGCATGAATACATATTTCCGGATGAACAATCAGAGAATTTCAAACTGAGAGTTTCGGCCGAAAACATCGAAGATGTAACGGATGAGTCGCCCACTTTTACAGTATTGGATCCCGATGAACCTTTTTATCACCTGAGAAATCTGGAAACCAATCAGACGTACGAGGTGTACGATCCTCAAGTACATGGGTGGCGAATGGCAAACAGGGCAAGCGTAATGTGGACCCAGGATCTATGGCAAAACATTGAGTATGAAGGCCCGCTTGATTACTTATTAGGCGGAGAACAGCGTGATTTTCCAAGTTTTAACTCACTGGTGGAGGCGTTTGGAGAAGATCGAACTATTGCAGGTTATACTCTGGGTTTTA
It encodes:
- a CDS encoding TIGR02206 family membrane protein; the encoded protein is MNSLFETTHLFASYDTEHLLLLTGFLFIGFLFFRMLGSWPEPAQRKVLLGIAVLLSITQLLKVPVNMYLGTFDVKHDIPLHLCNFLPFVLIWVYFTKSRKVWGTVFFWIVLGVSQANLTPSVQFSLFHYDAIRYWMVHMGLVLLALYPALIWKWDLERKDILRTVGWLNVAAGLIFGINLLLGSNYMYVMGKPPGTTFFSLLPPWPAYILVLEVILVTWSLIVYALFKWIRAKAKGSPIGMVEEPGV
- a CDS encoding T9SS type A sorting domain-containing protein, with protein sequence MNSYERTLADKNRVLILALLLFLFPAFLHAQNIQVNSNSSTAESVSLINDLEPGWYFYPYFTVLGFEYNFEEFYLSRVEVESVNDIWAIGAGKTFAGDYKGLFMHYRSGSWEVEDEFNLSTENDTALTSLPLIIPDNNLPLYSSGYNLRQYTSNAVDVINPQNSAMPEPMDEGQERIVDMIEHEQEDRLLMLTSYPRLLSYNEDDGWAVYDTSNSPLPAPQPDSINIGTELPARHMAMANGALWITTHREGDGLIKKEGSNWEVFTPQNSDLPSSLVSSIVAQQDGQLWIGTLPAESGTQSGGLVHIKNGNWTVMTTGDGLPNNRVRVHTYEDAGDYLLATFGEFTDQADSTHYGYLAEYDGQEWTVIAEKDEFYNYLGWISVDGDQNKWMSGDFNVLNAGVASLNQVYVSLTDAPEDGGYYQAGSDFYLDWESGSRIDSVALEYSTDGGETWQLEEDGLEPEEVLHEYIFPDEQSENFKLRVSAENIEDVTDESPTFTVLDPDEPFYHLRNLETNQTYEVYDPQVHGWRMANRASVMWTQDLWQNIEYEGPLDYLLGGEQRDFPSFNSLVEAFGEDRTIAGYTLGFNNIIPTLSASVWWGVLREMGFNGVCHGFSVTNLISFTDGKQELGQLGANITGDSLYSAEVNNEIRKMINKVWVRQWSADHFPTQLIGTLSEDLLENLAEKAENDEEITLEDIQQSDLVFAPPVQTLEELKTMLDTPGPGVNYQPLIMVQNGTFTSIHSVVPYKLEQREDNPEIWKIYIHDSNYPADNSTFVEVDTQANTFVYNEPGTNGNPRYFGQTGLFLADPIEDYKTESRMLKEPQEKEGNIRNQITGLEDIGYMFALVDSENNLRITDSQGNVTSLEGDENSTEIPGSFPVIPLVGGEHEPIGYYLVDDEYEVELEYTGQEQGSFTAFTGNSVYKYINHEPASESVDELRYGNSISISGDNQQFDLEAYNLTEDEEQVFRLMDVSVSGSDSVTVQLENGNELNVENYAGATTLDLELRTNFGGEDYFRYEDLELNESSGYKMVVDSWDNLEEQEVTLRIDDNMDGRYENSENLTSIATSSEENEQTEELPQRFNLGQNYPNPFNPSTTIGYSLPEPAEVEIKVYDMLGREVKTLVNDFRNAGQHKVTFDSGNLSSGIYIYKIRAGNYTNSKKMTLLK